The following proteins are encoded in a genomic region of Glycine max cultivar Williams 82 chromosome 18, Glycine_max_v4.0, whole genome shotgun sequence:
- the LOC100811609 gene encoding isoflavone 7-O-methyltransferase, with amino-acid sequence MASNNGRKASEIFQGQLLLYRHMYAHVDSMFLKCIVELGIPNIIHNHGQPITLPKLVSILQVPPNKVSGLQSLMRYLAHNGFFEIVTIHDNLEEKEAYALTAASELLVKGSDLCLAPIVECFLDPTFSSSWHQMKKWICEDDLTLFGISLGSHLWDFLNKSPTHNKSFNEAMASDSQMMNLALRDCNWVFEGLETIVDVGGGTGITAKIICEAFPKLKCIVLERPHVVDQNLSGCNNLKYVVGDMFKSIPKADAVLLKWILHNWNDNDCRKILENCKEAIISSKCKRGKVIVIDVVINENQDEHEVTRLKLLMNVHMACLINGKERSEEEWKKLFVEAGFQGYKISPLTGHLSLIEIYP; translated from the exons ATGGCTTCAAATAATGGCCGTAAAGCAAGTGAGATCTTTCAAGGTCAACTTCTCTTATACAGACACATGTATGCTCATGTAGATTCTATGTTTCTTAAATGTATCGTTGAGCTTGGAATACCAAACATAATCCACAACCATGGTCAACCCATTACTCTTCCAAAATTGGTGTCAATTCTACAAGTTCCACCAAATAAAGTTAGTGGCTTGCAGAGTCTCATGCGTTATCTAGCACACAATGGATTCTTTGAGATAGTCACAATCCATGACAACTTGGAAGAAAAGGAAGCATATGCTCTCACTGCTGCATCAGAGCTTCTTGTCAAAGGCAGTGACCTTTGTTTAGCACCAATAGTTGAGTGTTTTCTTGACCCAACTTTTTCAAGTTCATGGCATCAAATGAAGAAGTGGATTTGTGAGGATGATCTCACACTCTTTGGTATCTCATTAGGGTCACACTTGTGGGactttctcaataaaagccctaCACATAACAAATCATTCAATGAGGCAATGGCTAGTGATTCTCAGATGATGAACTTGGCGTTGAGAGATTGCAATTGGGTCTTTGAAGGACTGGAGACCATTGTGGATGTTGGTGGTGGAACTGGAATCACAGCCAAGATTATCTGTGAGGCATTTCCTAAGTTGAAATGCATAGTGTTGGAACGTCCACATGTTGTAGATCAGAACTTGTCAGGATGCAACAATTTGAAATATGTAGTTGGGGACATGTTTAAATCTATTCCCAAGGCTGATGCAGTTCTACTTAAG TGGATCTTACATAATTGGAATGACAACGATTGCAGAAAGATATTAGAAAATTGTAAAGAAGCTATTATTTCGAGTAAATGCAAAAGAGGAAAAGTAATTGTCATAGATGTTGTGATAAACGAAAATCAAGATGAGCATGAAGTTACTAGACTAAAGCTCCTTATGAATGTACACATGGCGTGTCTTATtaatggaaaagagagaagtgaagaagaatggaagaaactTTTCGTGGAAGCAGGATTCCAGGGCTACAAAATATCTCCTTTGACAGGACATTTGTCTCTTATTGAGATCTATCCTTAA
- the LOC100812139 gene encoding uncharacterized protein isoform X1, whose amino-acid sequence MTDLKELSLVSGKAAWMAYLDIYCLDADGALFDAALLSAIAALSHLQIPSIAMNDDGKIVLVSDEDGQKRAQEPVNKEKRKLTLRSIPFSLTCILHKNYILADPTAEEESIMETHVTVVLDTSGQLISLYKPGGPVLAYTSAIQDCAALTRQRVKELNNFLDKANSAMEV is encoded by the exons ATGACTGATTTGAAAGAATTGTCCTTGGTCAGTGGAAAAGCTGCATGGATGGCTTACCTG GATATCTATTGTTTGGATGCTGATGGTGCTCTTTTTGATGCTGCGTTACTTTCTGCCATTGCTGCCTTATCTCATT TGCAAATTCCTTCTATTGCCATGAATGATGATGGCAAAATAGTACTCGTGTCTGATGAAGATGGACAAAAGCGAGCACAGGAGCCAGTCAATAAAGAGAAGAGGAAGCTTACATTAAGAAGCATTCCGTTCTCATTAACATGCATACTTCACAAGAATTACATCTTGGCAGATCCTACTGCAGAAGAAGAATCCATTATGGAAACCCATGTGACAGTAGTTTTGGATACATCTGGTCAACTAATATCTCTTTACAAGCCTGGTGGGCCGGTTCTTGCCTACACTTCTGCTATCCAG GATTGTGCTGCGTTAACCCGGCAAAGAGTAAAGGAACTAAATAACTTCTTGGACAAAGCAAATTCTGCTATGGAGGTTTAG